The proteins below come from a single Desulfovibrio sp. Huiquan2017 genomic window:
- a CDS encoding phosphotransferase — translation MTDLLSLWGLPDGHPRTDIILPGSPERCRSRRAVEDERGRVWMLEALHPGQFGRRERIGRALDKLSRAGLPVPAYLAGPDGRYVVEHDGQYYQLSPYVPGDPLPQPEFIEDDARGESLGAFLCRLREMSGTVREFDDEPPFLLEGYVNDLMTVMAERRPDLHRALTSVPPALLPLFEAWNGLPSAFCHGDFHPLNVIWHGRAAVAVIDWEFAGIRPCLFDAANCLGCVGIEDPAALVRGLAPALLRTLRRGLYLDKDSFRLLPELILGLRFAWMSEWLRRKDEEMIEIEVAYMRLLANSLDTLLPAWQKILGA, via the coding sequence ATGACCGACTTGCTCTCCCTCTGGGGCCTGCCCGACGGCCACCCGCGCACGGACATCATCCTGCCCGGCAGCCCGGAGCGCTGCCGGTCGCGCCGCGCCGTGGAGGATGAACGCGGACGGGTCTGGATGCTCGAAGCCCTGCACCCGGGGCAATTCGGACGACGCGAACGCATCGGCCGCGCCCTGGACAAGCTGTCCCGCGCCGGGCTGCCCGTGCCCGCCTACCTGGCCGGGCCGGACGGCCGGTACGTGGTCGAACACGACGGCCAGTACTACCAGCTCTCCCCCTACGTCCCGGGCGACCCCCTGCCCCAACCGGAATTCATCGAGGACGACGCGCGCGGCGAGAGCCTGGGCGCATTTCTCTGCCGCCTGCGCGAAATGTCGGGCACGGTCCGCGAATTTGACGACGAGCCCCCTTTCCTGCTGGAGGGATATGTCAACGACCTCATGACCGTCATGGCCGAACGCCGCCCCGACCTGCACCGGGCCTTGACCTCGGTCCCGCCCGCGCTTCTGCCGCTTTTCGAGGCTTGGAACGGCCTGCCGTCCGCCTTCTGCCACGGCGATTTTCATCCCCTGAACGTCATCTGGCACGGCCGGGCCGCCGTTGCCGTCATCGACTGGGAGTTCGCGGGCATCCGCCCCTGCCTGTTCGACGCGGCCAACTGCCTGGGCTGCGTGGGCATCGAGGATCCGGCCGCCCTGGTGCGCGGCCTGGCACCGGCCCTGCTGCGCACCCTGCGTCGGGGACTGTACCTGGACAAGGACTCCTTCCGTCTGCTGCCCGAACTGATCCTGGGGCTGCGCTTCGCCTGGATGTCCGAATGGCTGCGCCGCAAGGACGAGGAGATGATCGAAATCGAGGTCGCCTACATGCGCCTGCTGGCCAACTCATTGGACACCCTGCTGCCGGCCTGGCAGAAAATCCTCGGAGCATGA
- the rpsP gene encoding 30S ribosomal protein S16, producing MAMKIRLSRMGSKKRPFYRVVALDSAVRRDGRPVEFLGHYNPMVEPNEIVLDMEKIGKWLEKGAEPSNTVRSLLKKAGK from the coding sequence ATGGCAATGAAAATCAGACTGTCCCGTATGGGTTCCAAGAAGCGTCCCTTCTACCGCGTGGTGGCTCTCGACAGCGCCGTCCGCCGCGATGGACGCCCCGTCGAATTCCTCGGGCATTACAACCCCATGGTCGAGCCGAACGAGATCGTGCTGGACATGGAGAAGATTGGGAAGTGGCTGGAAAAGGGCGCTGAGCCCAGCAATACGGTTCGTTCTCTGCTGAAGAAAGCCGGCAAGTAG
- the ffh gene encoding signal recognition particle protein → MFESLQERLGATFSKLGGKKTLDENNIKEGLREVRLALLEADVNFKVVKQFVDQVKERALGDEVLKGLEPGQHFIKIVNEELIELLGGEQQDLDLKARPLKLMMVGLQGSGKTTSSGKIARFLRKQHGKKPYLVPADVYRPAAIDQLNTLARQLDVPVYPSTTDMDPVDICKDALVKAEELGCDLILFDTAGRLHIDETLMDELANIKRECEPQEILFVADAMTGQDAVTVAESFNQKLGITGVVLTKMDGDARGGAALSIKTVTGQSVKFVGVGEKLSELELFHPDRIASRILGMGDMMTLIEKAQSEIDEEEAKALADKMAKAEFDFEDFLGHMKKLKKLGSMEGLLKMIPGMGNIMKQLGDNALPEEEMKRTEAIISSMTMKERRQPDLLKSASRKDRIARGSGVKVADVNALIKNFKQMSKVMQSMMGGGKKKKGKFGLPKLPGLGGGGMPDMSALGGMPGMPGMPGMPGMPGMEEEGAKRTVSKKTLKERQKKKLNKKKNKKKRKK, encoded by the coding sequence TTGTTCGAGAGCCTGCAAGAAAGACTCGGCGCCACTTTCTCCAAGTTGGGCGGCAAAAAGACCCTTGACGAGAACAATATCAAGGAGGGTCTGAGGGAGGTGCGTCTCGCGCTTCTCGAAGCCGACGTCAACTTCAAGGTGGTCAAGCAGTTCGTCGATCAGGTCAAGGAGCGCGCTCTCGGCGACGAGGTGCTCAAAGGGCTCGAACCCGGTCAGCACTTCATCAAGATCGTCAACGAGGAACTCATCGAACTGCTCGGCGGCGAGCAGCAGGACCTGGATCTCAAGGCCCGGCCGCTCAAGCTGATGATGGTCGGCCTGCAAGGCTCGGGAAAGACCACCTCCTCAGGCAAGATCGCACGGTTCTTGCGCAAGCAGCACGGTAAGAAGCCGTACCTGGTCCCCGCCGATGTCTACCGCCCGGCGGCCATCGACCAGTTGAACACCCTGGCCAGACAGCTCGACGTGCCGGTCTATCCGTCCACCACGGACATGGACCCGGTGGACATCTGCAAGGACGCGCTGGTCAAGGCCGAGGAGTTGGGCTGCGACCTGATCCTGTTCGACACCGCGGGCCGTCTGCACATCGACGAGACGCTGATGGACGAGCTGGCGAACATCAAGCGCGAGTGCGAGCCCCAGGAAATTTTATTCGTGGCCGACGCCATGACCGGCCAGGACGCGGTTACCGTGGCCGAGTCGTTCAACCAAAAGCTCGGCATCACCGGCGTGGTCCTGACCAAGATGGACGGCGACGCCAGGGGCGGCGCGGCCTTGTCCATCAAGACCGTCACCGGCCAATCGGTCAAGTTTGTGGGCGTGGGCGAGAAGCTCTCCGAGCTGGAACTGTTCCACCCCGACCGCATCGCTTCGCGCATCCTCGGCATGGGCGACATGATGACCCTCATCGAGAAGGCCCAGAGCGAGATCGACGAGGAGGAGGCCAAGGCCCTGGCCGATAAGATGGCCAAGGCCGAATTCGATTTCGAGGACTTCCTGGGCCACATGAAGAAGCTCAAGAAGCTCGGTTCCATGGAAGGGCTGCTCAAGATGATCCCCGGCATGGGCAACATCATGAAGCAGTTGGGCGACAATGCCCTGCCCGAGGAAGAGATGAAGCGCACTGAGGCGATCATCTCCTCCATGACCATGAAAGAGCGTCGCCAGCCCGATCTGCTCAAGAGCGCCAGCCGCAAGGACCGCATCGCCAGGGGCTCGGGCGTCAAGGTCGCCGACGTCAACGCGCTCATCAAGAATTTCAAGCAGATGAGTAAAGTCATGCAGAGCATGATGGGCGGCGGCAAAAAGAAGAAGGGCAAGTTCGGCCTGCCCAAGCTGCCCGGTCTGGGCGGGGGCGGGATGCCCGACATGAGCGCGCTGGGCGGAATGCCCGGAATGCCTGGGATGCCCGGAATGCCGGGAATGCCCGGCATGGAGGAGGAAGGGGCCAAGCGGACCGTTTCCAAGAAGACGCTCAAGGAACGCCAAAAGAAAAAGTTGAACAAAAAGAAGAATAAGAAGAAACGCAAGAAGTAA
- a CDS encoding protein adenylyltransferase SelO, translated as MMRFLNSYARLPESFYQRIDPEPAAAPALIRLNHGLAARLELDLPDSDADLAAVFTGNRLLAGSEPIAQAYAGHQFGQFVAQLGDGRAHLLGEVENAAGERFDIQLKGSGRTKFSRGGDGRAPLGPVIREYVVSEAMHALGVPTTRALAMAATGQPVFREDELPGAVITRAASGFVRVGTFEYFAARRMEPELRLLADHVIERNHPAARDAENPYTALFESVCAAQAELMARWLCLGFVHGVMNTDNTAVSGETIDYGPCAFLDRYDTEAVFSSIDHLGRYAFNRQPTVMAWNLACLGGCLLPLLDPDEARARATGEAVLDRFIPTFTDRYRRELCRKIGLPPDDEGFALARRLLDLMRRSRADFTNAFRALCDAQTAPAPFTALFATSEEIAVWLDDWLTRLTQTGSAEAARAAMRSANPAYIPRNHRIEQAIQAAMAGDFTPTHRLIEVLAHPYEDQPENAEYAAPPRAGERVTQTFCGT; from the coding sequence ATGATGCGCTTCCTCAATTCCTACGCCCGACTGCCCGAGTCCTTTTACCAGCGCATCGACCCTGAACCAGCGGCCGCGCCCGCCCTCATCCGCCTGAACCACGGGTTGGCCGCCCGCCTGGAGCTCGACCTGCCCGACTCCGATGCGGACCTGGCCGCCGTCTTTACCGGCAACCGGCTCCTGGCCGGTTCCGAACCCATCGCCCAGGCCTATGCGGGCCACCAGTTCGGCCAGTTCGTGGCCCAACTCGGCGACGGGAGGGCACATCTGCTCGGCGAGGTGGAAAACGCGGCGGGTGAGCGGTTCGACATCCAGCTCAAGGGATCGGGCAGGACCAAGTTCTCACGCGGCGGCGACGGCCGCGCCCCCCTCGGGCCGGTCATCCGCGAATACGTGGTCAGCGAGGCCATGCACGCCCTGGGCGTACCCACCACCCGCGCCCTGGCCATGGCCGCCACGGGCCAGCCCGTGTTCCGCGAGGATGAACTGCCCGGCGCGGTCATCACCCGCGCGGCCTCGGGCTTCGTGCGCGTGGGCACCTTCGAATATTTCGCGGCCCGGCGCATGGAGCCCGAACTACGGCTGCTGGCCGACCACGTCATCGAGCGCAACCACCCCGCCGCGCGCGACGCCGAAAACCCGTATACGGCGCTCTTCGAATCCGTGTGCGCGGCCCAGGCCGAACTGATGGCCCGATGGCTCTGCCTCGGCTTTGTGCACGGGGTCATGAACACGGACAACACCGCCGTGAGCGGAGAAACCATCGACTACGGCCCGTGCGCTTTCCTGGACCGCTACGACACGGAGGCGGTGTTCAGCTCCATCGACCATCTCGGGCGCTACGCCTTCAACCGGCAACCGACCGTCATGGCCTGGAACCTGGCCTGCCTGGGCGGCTGCCTCCTGCCGCTGCTCGACCCGGACGAGGCCCGGGCCCGCGCAACGGGGGAAGCCGTCCTGGACCGGTTCATCCCGACCTTCACCGACCGCTACCGACGGGAACTGTGCCGCAAGATCGGCCTGCCCCCGGACGACGAAGGCTTTGCCCTGGCCCGCCGACTCCTTGACCTCATGCGCCGCAGCCGCGCCGACTTCACCAACGCCTTCCGCGCCCTCTGCGATGCCCAGACGGCCCCGGCCCCGTTCACCGCCCTCTTCGCCACGTCCGAGGAAATCGCCGTCTGGCTCGACGACTGGCTGACGCGCCTGACGCAAACCGGCTCCGCCGAGGCCGCCCGCGCCGCCATGCGCTCCGCCAATCCGGCCTACATCCCGCGCAACCACCGCATCGAGCAGGCCATCCAGGCGGCCATGGCCGGCGACTTCACCCCCACACACCGGCTCATCGAGGTCCTCGCCCACCCCTACGAGGACCAGCCTGAGAATGCCGAATACGCGGCCCCGCCCCGCGCAGGGGAACGCGTTACCCAAACCTTCTGCGGGACATAA
- the rimM gene encoding ribosome maturation factor RimM (Essential for efficient processing of 16S rRNA) → MKEQPGFIPVGGVVKAHGIRGEFGIRSYADSPALFDEAPLFLSDGKGRPRPIEVTSWRAHKDLILMTSPQVADRDQAEALRGMELLVRETDLPELEEGELYLHEIIGCRVTLQDGSEVGELKGFYETGEQDTWVIENGEGVEILLPAVPEFVLDIDLDAEAIVIEPPEGLLDLYLHPDPPKQKKRRPPRPKKPSA, encoded by the coding sequence ATGAAAGAACAGCCCGGTTTCATCCCCGTGGGCGGGGTGGTCAAGGCGCACGGAATTCGCGGGGAGTTCGGCATACGAAGTTATGCGGACTCCCCGGCTCTTTTCGACGAGGCCCCGCTCTTCTTGTCCGACGGCAAGGGACGTCCCCGGCCCATCGAGGTGACCTCCTGGCGCGCGCATAAGGATCTGATCCTGATGACCTCGCCCCAGGTGGCGGATCGCGACCAGGCCGAGGCCTTGCGCGGCATGGAGCTGCTGGTCCGCGAAACCGACCTGCCCGAGCTGGAGGAAGGCGAACTCTACCTCCACGAGATCATCGGCTGCCGGGTGACGCTTCAAGACGGCAGCGAGGTGGGCGAGCTCAAGGGGTTCTACGAAACCGGCGAGCAGGACACATGGGTCATCGAGAACGGCGAGGGCGTCGAGATCCTGCTGCCCGCCGTGCCCGAGTTCGTCCTGGATATCGACCTGGACGCGGAGGCCATCGTGATCGAACCGCCCGAGGGGCTGCTCGACCTCTACCTCCACCCCGATCCGCCCAAACAGAAGAAGCGCCGCCCCCCGCGCCCGAAGAAGCCGTCCGCATGA
- the rplS gene encoding 50S ribosomal protein L19 — MDIIKKIEAEHIRLDMPEFKAGDTVKVHYRIIEGEKERIQVFQGAVLRRRRGTTGSAFTVRKISDGIGVERVFPMNSPYIDRVEVVSEGKVRRSRIYYLRNLRGKAARIKSKQIWE, encoded by the coding sequence ATGGACATCATCAAGAAAATCGAAGCCGAACACATCCGCTTGGATATGCCCGAGTTCAAGGCCGGCGACACCGTCAAGGTGCACTACCGGATCATCGAGGGCGAGAAAGAGCGTATTCAGGTCTTTCAGGGTGCGGTCCTGCGCCGCCGCCGTGGCACCACCGGTTCCGCCTTCACCGTGCGCAAGATTTCCGACGGCATCGGCGTGGAGCGCGTGTTCCCCATGAACTCCCCCTACATCGACCGCGTGGAAGTGGTTTCCGAGGGCAAGGTCCGCCGGAGCCGCATCTACTACCTGCGCAACCTGCGCGGTAAGGCCGCCCGCATCAAGTCCAAGCAGATCTGGGAATAA
- a CDS encoding KH domain-containing protein, giving the protein MLKEMIEYIAKSLVDNPDEVHVSEVEGEQTSVIELKVAKEDLGKVIGKQGRTARAMRTLLGAASTKARKRSVLEILE; this is encoded by the coding sequence ATGTTGAAAGAGATGATTGAGTACATTGCCAAGTCCCTGGTGGACAACCCGGACGAAGTGCACGTTTCCGAGGTCGAAGGCGAACAGACCTCGGTGATCGAGCTGAAGGTGGCCAAAGAGGATCTCGGTAAGGTGATCGGCAAGCAGGGCCGCACGGCGAGAGCCATGCGCACACTGCTTGGAGCCGCTTCCACCAAGGCGCGGAAACGCTCCGTCCTGGAAATCCTCGAATAG
- a CDS encoding potassium channel family protein encodes MGPSIPGCAAFRHPCRNRAVAPLRAGRECANNPWQMPHHKEPLFIQVWLTHFVPCFFAGAVLLLAGRGILGPGDPTSGADDPLKAALNGAAVALLTLAYHANRNRRSRCSGEASRPPYDGPRLRSAAAVGFLGGAADILLTLNGWGVLFLAVLVLSVLVWNLRAFARRAVDLLRPDSRITWNDVGELMRIYLATLIGFTLVNAALDGMHMLVGHVPPFGFSAGGDLFLNALYYTVVTMTTLGFGDIVPHTWDGKVLLIVQSLVSYFMFALMVGIITRGVTRAGGQHRD; translated from the coding sequence ATGGGACCAAGCATACCCGGTTGCGCCGCCTTTCGCCACCCCTGCCGGAACAGGGCCGTTGCCCCGTTGCGCGCGGGCCGGGAATGTGCGAACAATCCATGGCAGATGCCGCACCACAAGGAACCGCTTTTCATCCAGGTCTGGTTGACCCACTTCGTGCCCTGCTTTTTTGCCGGGGCCGTGCTCCTGCTGGCGGGCCGAGGAATCCTCGGGCCGGGAGACCCGACGAGCGGTGCGGACGATCCGCTCAAGGCCGCGCTCAACGGTGCGGCCGTGGCCCTGCTCACCCTGGCCTACCACGCCAACCGCAACCGACGCAGCCGCTGCTCCGGGGAGGCATCCCGTCCACCCTACGACGGGCCGCGTCTGCGCAGCGCCGCAGCGGTGGGCTTTCTGGGCGGGGCGGCGGACATCCTCCTGACCCTGAACGGCTGGGGCGTCCTGTTCCTGGCCGTCCTGGTCCTGTCGGTCCTGGTCTGGAACCTGCGCGCCTTCGCCCGCCGCGCCGTGGACCTGCTCCGCCCGGACAGCCGGATCACCTGGAACGACGTGGGTGAGCTGATGCGCATCTACCTGGCCACACTGATCGGCTTCACCCTGGTCAACGCCGCCCTGGACGGCATGCACATGCTGGTCGGCCACGTTCCGCCCTTCGGCTTCTCCGCCGGAGGCGATCTCTTCCTGAACGCCCTCTACTATACGGTGGTAACCATGACCACGCTCGGCTTCGGCGACATCGTGCCGCACACCTGGGACGGCAAGGTCCTGCTCATCGTCCAGAGTCTGGTCAGCTACTTCATGTTTGCGCTCATGGTCGGAATCATCACCCGGGGCGTAACCCGCGCGGGAGGCCAACACCGGGATTGA
- a CDS encoding SOS response-associated peptidase, translated as MLGPMCGRFALGTPGKRLEEIFGFPVPDEYTPCFNAAPGTDVLTVGGRGFAVRRWGLVPSWADGPEIGPRLINARCETVFDKPSFREGVRAHRLLIPAQAFYEWRREGRERTPFAFALDGVDCFAMAGIGANWTDPHSGGVLGTVAVLTCPPNTIMAPVHERMPVILPPSAWQGWLDPAAEREELARLQVPYPAQGMRAWPVSRRVNSPVTDGPTLLEPVPDSGPERPPRQGTLL; from the coding sequence ATGCTTGGTCCCATGTGTGGACGATTCGCCCTGGGCACTCCCGGAAAACGGCTGGAAGAGATCTTCGGCTTCCCCGTGCCGGACGAGTACACGCCCTGCTTCAACGCGGCGCCGGGCACCGACGTGCTCACCGTCGGCGGGCGGGGATTCGCCGTGCGCCGCTGGGGATTGGTCCCGTCGTGGGCCGACGGCCCGGAAATAGGACCCCGGCTGATCAACGCCCGTTGCGAGACGGTGTTCGACAAGCCGTCCTTCCGCGAGGGCGTGCGGGCCCACAGGCTCCTGATCCCGGCGCAGGCCTTCTACGAATGGCGGCGCGAGGGCCGGGAACGCACGCCTTTCGCCTTCGCTCTCGACGGCGTGGACTGCTTCGCCATGGCCGGCATCGGTGCGAACTGGACCGATCCGCATAGCGGCGGGGTTCTGGGCACCGTGGCCGTGCTGACTTGTCCGCCCAACACGATTATGGCCCCGGTTCACGAACGCATGCCGGTCATCCTGCCCCCGTCGGCTTGGCAAGGCTGGCTCGACCCGGCAGCCGAGCGCGAGGAACTCGCCCGGCTGCAGGTCCCGTACCCGGCGCAAGGCATGCGCGCCTGGCCCGTGTCCCGACGGGTCAACAGCCCGGTCACGGACGGTCCGACGCTGCTGGAGCCCGTCCCCGATTCGGGCCCGGAGAGGCCCCCGAGGCAGGGGACGCTCCTGTGA
- a CDS encoding pyridoxal phosphate-dependent aminotransferase, with product MPLNVSKRRPLVAQSEIRNMTIECARVSGVNLAQGVCDLPVPEPVLKGAEEAMRAGANIYTRFDGLPRLRAAVAAKQRAYTGMEVDPDGQVVVSCGATGAFYSACLALLDEGDEVLVFEPYYGYHIVTMASLGIKPVYVTLEPPDWGFAAEDLERAVTAKTRAIVLNTPSNPVGKVFEREELALIADFAESHDLFVFTDEIYEHFVFDGRTHIAPATLPGMARRTITISGLSKVFAITGWRLGYAICDPEWALAIGHFSDLVYVCAPAPLQIGAAKGLEELGPDYYRGVSDEHQTKRDLFCDTLRAVGLSPHIPAGAYYALADVTRLPGRTAKQRALYLLERTGVACVPGSAFYSGPEGETLARFCFAKEMDVLEDAMRRLKGLE from the coding sequence ATGCCGCTGAACGTGAGCAAGCGCAGGCCCCTGGTGGCCCAGTCCGAGATCCGCAACATGACTATCGAATGCGCCAGGGTGTCGGGCGTGAACCTGGCCCAGGGCGTGTGCGACCTGCCCGTGCCCGAGCCGGTCCTCAAGGGCGCCGAGGAGGCCATGCGCGCGGGCGCGAACATCTATACCCGCTTCGACGGCCTGCCCCGCCTGCGCGCGGCCGTGGCCGCCAAGCAGCGCGCGTACACCGGCATGGAAGTGGACCCGGACGGCCAGGTGGTCGTCTCCTGCGGGGCCACGGGGGCCTTCTATTCCGCCTGCCTGGCCCTTCTGGACGAGGGCGACGAGGTCCTGGTCTTCGAACCCTACTACGGCTACCACATCGTGACCATGGCCTCACTGGGCATCAAGCCGGTCTACGTCACCCTGGAACCGCCGGACTGGGGCTTTGCCGCCGAGGACCTGGAGCGGGCCGTGACCGCAAAGACCCGCGCCATCGTTCTGAACACCCCGTCCAACCCGGTGGGCAAGGTCTTTGAACGCGAGGAACTCGCACTCATCGCGGATTTCGCCGAATCCCACGACCTGTTCGTCTTTACCGACGAGATTTACGAACATTTCGTCTTCGATGGACGTACCCATATCGCTCCGGCCACCCTGCCGGGCATGGCCCGCCGAACCATCACCATCTCGGGACTGTCCAAGGTCTTTGCCATCACCGGCTGGCGGCTGGGCTACGCCATTTGCGACCCCGAGTGGGCGCTGGCCATCGGCCATTTCAGTGATTTGGTCTACGTGTGCGCGCCCGCGCCTCTCCAGATCGGCGCGGCCAAGGGGCTGGAGGAGCTTGGCCCGGACTATTACCGGGGTGTGTCCGACGAGCATCAGACGAAACGGGATTTGTTCTGCGACACCCTGCGTGCCGTGGGCCTGTCCCCGCACATTCCTGCCGGGGCGTATTACGCCCTGGCCGACGTGACCCGGTTGCCGGGCCGGACCGCCAAGCAACGCGCCCTGTACCTCCTGGAACGGACCGGGGTGGCCTGCGTGCCGGGCTCGGCCTTCTACTCCGGCCCGGAGGGAGAGACCCTGGCGCGCTTCTGCTTCGCCAAGGAAATGGATGTGCTCGAAGACGCCATGCGGCGGCTGAAAGGACTGGAGTAA
- a CDS encoding 4Fe-4S binding protein — translation MKITPDRLRLAVQAFFTLLSLYAGYRFLLFLNWAGGRSDTFVPKPGAVEGFLPISALLGLRRLVSSGFWDRAHPAALTIFLAALAMAFLFRKGFCGYICPVGFLSGLLERVGRRLGLAKTLPRWLDRPLHAIKYLVMGGFLVGVFSMSQRALEYFLRSPFNQTSDAHMLGFFLHPSGTALAVLLILAALSLVVRNFWCRYLCPYGALLGIMSWFSPVRVTRDADACVHCGRCSANCPSGIAVEMKNAVRTPECIGCGQCVGACPVEGCLGFRALGKRIPWWTVAVGAVLLLLAARIWAGYAGVWDTPLPPDMLKRIYQAGAGLS, via the coding sequence ATGAAGATTACCCCCGACCGTCTCCGGCTGGCCGTACAGGCCTTCTTTACTCTCCTTTCCCTCTACGCGGGTTATCGCTTCCTCCTCTTCCTGAACTGGGCGGGAGGCCGCTCGGACACGTTCGTGCCCAAGCCCGGCGCGGTAGAGGGGTTCCTGCCCATCTCAGCCCTGCTCGGCCTCAGACGGCTGGTCTCCTCGGGATTCTGGGACCGGGCCCATCCGGCGGCCCTGACGATCTTCCTGGCCGCCCTGGCCATGGCCTTCCTGTTCCGCAAGGGATTCTGCGGCTACATCTGCCCGGTGGGCTTCCTGTCCGGGCTGCTGGAACGGGTCGGACGCAGGCTCGGCCTGGCCAAAACCCTCCCCCGATGGCTGGACCGGCCCCTGCACGCGATCAAGTATCTGGTCATGGGCGGCTTCCTGGTCGGGGTCTTCTCCATGTCCCAGCGCGCCCTGGAATATTTTCTACGCAGCCCGTTCAACCAGACCTCGGACGCGCACATGCTCGGCTTCTTCCTGCACCCCTCCGGCACAGCCCTGGCCGTACTCCTCATCCTGGCCGCGCTCAGCCTTGTGGTGCGCAACTTCTGGTGCCGGTACCTGTGCCCCTACGGCGCGCTCCTGGGGATCATGTCCTGGTTCAGTCCGGTACGCGTGACGCGCGACGCGGACGCCTGCGTGCACTGCGGCCGGTGTTCGGCGAACTGCCCTTCGGGCATTGCGGTGGAGATGAAAAACGCGGTGCGCACCCCGGAGTGCATCGGCTGCGGCCAATGCGTCGGAGCCTGCCCGGTCGAGGGCTGCCTCGGATTCCGCGCGCTTGGCAAACGCATCCCCTGGTGGACCGTGGCCGTGGGAGCCGTACTCCTGCTCCTGGCCGCCCGGATCTGGGCCGGATACGCCGGGGTCTGGGACACCCCCCTGCCGCCGGACATGCTCAAGCGCATCTATCAGGCGGGCGCCGGACTGTCTTGA
- the trmD gene encoding tRNA (guanosine(37)-N1)-methyltransferase TrmD, which yields MNFHLVSIFPHYFESPLNNGLMSKAVETGLVNIDFVDVRQFAGGVHKSVDDRPFGGGPGMLLKLDPMVKALDSIESRGRILMLSPRGKPFSQAQARELAHEEDVTLICGRYEGIDERLLDLYPVELVSVGDFVLNGGEAAAVCLVEAVARLLPGFMGHEESGDEESFSAGLLEYPHYTRPEEFDGLMVPEVLRSGDHGKIGEWRREQSLTATLRDRPDVLPTASLTVEDIDFLRRLPRTRLGRNLYIALCHYPVVNKFGEKVAVSVTNLDLHDMARVARSYGLGGFYATTPIEDQKALAEKLLGHWREGAGAQANPDRAEAFSKVKVFDDIEGAILDITTQTGQCPRLAATSARLDRRKQAQPALTFGDVRSWLANSPVLLIFGTGHGLAEEVLSKTDGIVRPLRYLDDYNHLSVRSAVAIIVDRLVADEY from the coding sequence ATGAACTTCCATCTCGTTTCCATTTTCCCGCATTATTTCGAGTCGCCGCTGAACAACGGGCTCATGTCCAAGGCCGTGGAGACCGGTCTGGTCAACATCGATTTCGTGGACGTCCGGCAATTCGCGGGCGGGGTGCACAAGTCTGTGGACGACCGCCCCTTCGGCGGCGGGCCCGGCATGCTTCTCAAGCTCGATCCCATGGTCAAGGCGTTGGACTCCATCGAGTCCAGGGGGCGCATTCTTATGCTCTCTCCGCGCGGCAAGCCGTTCAGCCAGGCTCAGGCCCGCGAGCTGGCGCACGAAGAAGACGTGACCCTCATCTGCGGCCGCTACGAGGGCATTGACGAGCGGCTGCTCGACCTCTATCCCGTGGAGCTGGTCTCGGTGGGCGATTTCGTGCTCAACGGCGGCGAGGCCGCCGCTGTGTGCCTGGTCGAGGCCGTGGCCCGGCTGCTGCCCGGCTTCATGGGCCACGAGGAGTCCGGCGACGAGGAATCCTTTTCCGCCGGGCTGCTGGAATATCCGCACTACACCCGGCCCGAGGAATTCGACGGGCTCATGGTCCCCGAGGTCCTGCGTTCCGGCGACCACGGCAAAATCGGCGAATGGCGGCGCGAGCAGTCCCTGACCGCCACCCTGCGCGACCGGCCCGACGTCCTGCCCACGGCGAGCCTGACCGTGGAGGACATCGACTTTCTGCGGCGGTTGCCGCGCACCCGGCTGGGCCGAAACCTGTACATCGCTCTGTGCCATTATCCCGTGGTCAACAAGTTCGGGGAAAAGGTGGCCGTGTCCGTGACCAACCTGGATCTGCACGACATGGCCCGGGTGGCCCGCAGCTACGGCCTGGGCGGGTTCTACGCCACCACGCCCATCGAGGACCAGAAGGCGCTGGCGGAAAAGCTCCTCGGCCACTGGCGAGAGGGCGCGGGAGCGCAGGCCAATCCGGATCGCGCCGAGGCCTTTTCCAAGGTCAAGGTTTTTGACGATATCGAAGGGGCCATCCTTGACATTACGACCCAAACAGGGCAATGTCCCCGCCTCGCGGCCACTTCAGCAAGACTGGATCGCCGCAAGCAAGCCCAGCCCGCCCTGACCTTTGGCGATGTGCGAAGCTGGCTCGCCAACTCTCCAGTATTATTGATTTTTGGTACTGGACACGGTTTGGCGGAGGAAGTCCTCTCCAAAACCGACGGCATTGTCAGGCCGCTCCGGTATTTGGACGACTACAATCATCTGTCGGTCAGAAGCGCGGTCGCCATCATCGTCGACCGGCTCGTGGCGGATGAGTACTAG